Proteins encoded in a region of the Stieleria neptunia genome:
- a CDS encoding immunity protein Imm33 domain-containing protein translates to MNESQQRLCDKYGVKPYPCVDGSKIGISLNVKEGVQPIHGLRCEPTVDTCGWYIWAGDWSDDPDFFNPLHLEHLPEWCSQSLPFLQLPPGWRFLIAPDYEDVWFDENLQL, encoded by the coding sequence ATGAATGAATCTCAACAAAGATTGTGCGATAAATATGGTGTAAAACCATATCCATGTGTCGATGGAAGCAAGATTGGGATTTCGCTCAACGTCAAAGAAGGCGTGCAACCTATCCATGGACTGCGCTGTGAGCCAACCGTCGACACATGTGGTTGGTATATTTGGGCTGGTGATTGGTCAGATGACCCAGATTTCTTCAATCCGTTGCATTTGGAGCATCTTCCTGAATGGTGTTCACAGTCCCTTCCATTTCTTCAGCTGCCGCCAGGATGGCGTTTTCTGATCGCACCTGACTACGAGGATGTCTGGTTTGATGAGAATCTCCAGTTGTAG
- a CDS encoding IS4 family transposase: MSVQSSETSFAVQSKIERASSLVLDLHLPRDKVREICTEIGLRFNDCPYTPMVVVWMFVSQMLSKNHNCQQAVIRLNAWRVTQGLVRVSSETTSYCKARLKLPEALFAKLLEWTSQRCDEACSESWLFHGRIVEMVDGWTVTMADTAKNQAEYPQPKSQRPGCGFPMARMVGLFSLATGAVNSVALGQYSGKQTGETSLLRQILRRILPGNILLADRYYASFWILALSKTNGIDLVARAHHLRKIDFRKGLKLGYLDQLVAYHKPARPSWMNKEEYGAIPTTIIVRHLKCKVEQKGFRTREVTLATTLLDASLYAAEELADLYRKRWQVELHIRSLKTQMQMEHLRCKSPAMVRKEIDCHMIGYNLVRAVMLASALRFNMRPSQISFTGTMEAIEEFAASLRDQTNHRTALWKNLLITISEITVGDRPGRQEKRELKRRQKNYKLMKAPRDPNRNRYATAA, encoded by the coding sequence ATGAGTGTTCAGTCTAGCGAAACGTCATTTGCTGTGCAAAGCAAAATTGAACGGGCTTCGTCACTGGTATTGGACTTGCATTTGCCACGCGACAAAGTCCGGGAGATATGCACCGAGATTGGATTGAGATTTAACGACTGCCCCTACACACCGATGGTGGTGGTGTGGATGTTCGTGTCTCAAATGCTTTCCAAAAACCACAACTGCCAGCAGGCCGTTATCCGGCTCAACGCATGGCGTGTTACCCAAGGGCTAGTGCGTGTAAGTAGTGAGACGACTTCGTATTGCAAGGCGAGGCTCAAGCTACCCGAAGCGTTGTTTGCCAAGCTCTTGGAATGGACATCGCAACGTTGCGACGAGGCGTGCAGTGAATCTTGGCTGTTCCATGGGCGAATCGTAGAAATGGTTGACGGCTGGACGGTCACGATGGCTGACACCGCTAAGAACCAAGCGGAGTATCCTCAGCCTAAAAGTCAGAGGCCCGGATGCGGTTTCCCGATGGCGCGTATGGTTGGTCTCTTTTCGTTGGCGACAGGTGCTGTGAATTCCGTCGCGTTGGGCCAATACTCCGGAAAGCAAACGGGCGAGACTTCATTGCTTCGGCAGATACTGCGCCGTATTTTGCCGGGCAATATCTTGTTGGCAGACCGGTACTACGCAAGCTTTTGGATTCTGGCACTGAGCAAAACTAACGGGATTGATCTCGTCGCTCGCGCCCACCACCTTCGCAAGATTGATTTTCGAAAAGGCCTTAAACTTGGCTACCTTGATCAGCTGGTTGCCTACCATAAGCCCGCCCGACCATCGTGGATGAATAAGGAGGAGTACGGTGCAATTCCAACAACCATCATTGTGCGGCACTTGAAATGCAAGGTGGAGCAAAAAGGATTCCGCACCCGCGAGGTCACGCTGGCGACAACGCTTCTTGACGCCAGTTTATATGCAGCTGAAGAGCTTGCTGATCTCTACCGAAAGCGGTGGCAAGTTGAGTTGCATATCCGCAGCTTGAAAACTCAGATGCAAATGGAACACTTGCGTTGCAAAAGTCCGGCAATGGTCCGCAAAGAAATCGACTGCCACATGATTGGATACAACTTAGTGCGAGCGGTGATGCTTGCCTCGGCCTTGCGTTTCAACATGCGTCCGAGTCAGATAAGTTTCACGGGCACAATGGAAGCGATCGAAGAGTTTGCCGCAAGTTTGCGCGACCAAACAAACCATCGCACAGCACTCTGGAAAAACCTGTTAATTACGATCTCAGAAATCACAGTGGGAGACCGGCCTGGGCGTCAAGAAAAACGCGAACTCAAACGCAGGCAGAAAAACTACAAGTTGATGAAAGCGCCGCGTGATCCGAACCGAAACCGTTACGCCACAGCGGCTTAG